One genomic region from Dethiosulfovibrio russensis encodes:
- a CDS encoding MerR family transcriptional regulator, producing the protein MSYRMTIGEFSRLSRLSKKALRIYDEQGLLNPVSVDPMTGYRYYAPIQVVESERIRVLRLLDMPLDEIRGFLAERNPEILAERLDNYRGRLERKVSSMRRTLDMLDMLTMKKEEIFVDYKVIVKEMEEMIVISKRLMTALPRIGEDMMAAYGEVCSYMDSLGLSTEGIGVALYHCKEFDPEHMDVEVAMTTDRIVETAQPFECRKLEGCTAASVLHCGPYEGIQTAYGALYDWIGENGYEKTGPDREIYLNCPDTVPSPADLRTEIAVPVIKKA; encoded by the coding sequence ATGAGCTACAGAATGACCATAGGAGAGTTTTCCAGGTTGAGCCGGCTGTCGAAAAAAGCCCTCAGGATATATGACGAGCAAGGATTGCTTAACCCCGTCTCGGTGGATCCCATGACCGGATACCGATATTACGCTCCTATACAGGTAGTCGAATCGGAGCGAATAAGGGTCCTGAGACTTCTCGACATGCCGCTGGACGAGATCCGGGGATTTCTGGCCGAGAGAAACCCCGAGATTCTAGCCGAAAGACTCGACAACTACCGGGGAAGACTTGAAAGAAAGGTATCTTCCATGAGGAGGACGCTGGACATGCTGGACATGCTTACCATGAAAAAGGAGGAGATTTTCGTGGACTACAAGGTTATAGTCAAGGAAATGGAGGAAATGATCGTGATATCCAAGAGACTCATGACGGCTCTTCCAAGAATAGGGGAGGATATGATGGCCGCCTATGGGGAAGTGTGCTCCTATATGGACTCCCTCGGGTTATCGACCGAAGGCATAGGAGTGGCCCTCTACCACTGCAAGGAATTCGACCCGGAACACATGGACGTGGAGGTGGCCATGACGACGGACCGGATCGTGGAGACCGCCCAGCCCTTCGAGTGCAGAAAACTAGAGGGGTGCACCGCGGCGAGCGTCCTTCACTGCGGACCCTACGAGGGGATTCAGACGGCCTACGGAGCACTGTACGACTGGATAGGAGAGAACGGCTACGAGAAGACGGGGCCGGACCGGGAGATATACCTGAATTGCCCCGATACGGTGCCGTCTCCTGCGGATCTCCGAACGGAAATAGCCGTTCCTGTGATAAAAAAAGCCTAA
- a CDS encoding M20/M25/M40 family metallo-hydrolase, whose amino-acid sequence MSWIEGDGGFLRELVECRSESGDEESCCVLLSSRLPALGWESVVRDEVGNVVASRGTGPRELLMMGHIDTVPGGPKTEVEGDVLWGRGSVDAKGPLASFSLAGGRAIVPDGWRYTLIAAVGEEMDSRGARYVMESRKAPLGCIIGEPSGGDGVTLAYRGCLFLRLEASDGGAHRSGGSGPLTETLSAASEILRMVESMEEDGPIVRRYSATVASMYGVEKGERHASIDLDVRLPLGADPSSLARSFQEICSVKAVDMSVRQSVSAHMSDRRDLVVRALSTSVREEGLSPRLLAKGGTADFNVVAPWGVPMAAYGPGDSGLDHGPDERLSIGELKTAIRVLERALPRACLFLSG is encoded by the coding sequence ATGAGTTGGATAGAAGGTGACGGAGGCTTTCTCAGGGAGTTGGTCGAGTGCAGAAGCGAGAGCGGAGATGAAGAGAGCTGCTGCGTTCTTCTCTCCTCTCGACTTCCTGCATTGGGCTGGGAGTCGGTGGTACGGGACGAGGTCGGCAACGTCGTGGCGTCCAGGGGCACCGGTCCCAGGGAGCTGTTGATGATGGGTCATATAGACACAGTGCCTGGAGGTCCGAAAACCGAGGTAGAAGGGGACGTCCTGTGGGGGAGGGGCTCGGTCGACGCAAAGGGACCTCTGGCGTCGTTCTCCTTGGCGGGAGGTCGGGCCATCGTTCCAGACGGTTGGCGGTACACGTTGATAGCAGCGGTCGGAGAGGAAATGGATTCCAGAGGTGCCAGATACGTAATGGAGAGCAGAAAAGCTCCTCTGGGTTGCATCATAGGAGAGCCCTCCGGAGGGGATGGTGTCACGTTGGCTTACCGAGGCTGCCTTTTCCTCAGACTGGAGGCCTCCGACGGCGGAGCCCATAGGAGCGGAGGCTCCGGCCCTCTCACCGAGACCCTCTCGGCGGCGTCGGAGATCCTCAGGATGGTCGAGTCGATGGAAGAGGATGGTCCGATCGTTCGAAGATACTCAGCCACCGTGGCCTCCATGTATGGGGTGGAGAAAGGTGAAAGGCACGCCTCTATAGACCTTGACGTTCGCCTTCCATTGGGAGCCGACCCATCGTCGCTTGCTCGGAGTTTTCAAGAGATCTGCTCTGTCAAAGCGGTGGATATGTCGGTACGGCAATCGGTATCGGCCCATATGTCCGACAGGAGGGATCTCGTGGTAAGGGCTTTATCTACCTCCGTCAGAGAGGAAGGACTATCTCCCAGACTACTTGCCAAGGGGGGAACCGCCGACTTTAACGTGGTGGCCCCGTGGGGAGTTCCGATGGCGGCCTACGGTCCGGGAGATTCAGGACTGGATCACGGTCCGGACGAGAGGCTTTCGATCGGCGAACTGAAGACGGCGATAAGGGTGTTGGAGAGGGCGCTGCCGAGGGCCTGTCTGTTTCTCAGTGGTTAG